One Gimesia aquarii DNA segment encodes these proteins:
- a CDS encoding nuclear transport factor 2 family protein, with amino-acid sequence MTELEIWIEKQKIHELCARYTLTIDRHDIEGWTDCFTEDASFGFGDVALRGRDKIAAYGQVHKELGSRHLNTSLLFEIDSNGQRATGQSTTVVTFATRQGYKLAFLGRYDDEVLKVDGRWLFSRRWVAADPLPEDPELNLLSTDPELTPLFQRLLDVFQRLGDPA; translated from the coding sequence ATGACTGAATTGGAGATCTGGATCGAGAAACAGAAGATTCACGAGCTATGTGCGCGTTACACGCTTACTATAGATCGCCACGACATCGAGGGTTGGACCGACTGTTTCACCGAAGACGCATCGTTCGGATTCGGTGACGTCGCCTTGCGCGGTCGAGACAAGATTGCAGCATATGGCCAAGTTCACAAAGAGCTAGGATCGCGGCATCTCAATACATCGTTGCTCTTCGAAATCGATTCAAACGGGCAGCGCGCCACGGGACAATCGACTACCGTGGTCACCTTTGCGACGAGGCAGGGCTACAAACTCGCCTTTTTGGGACGCTATGACGACGAGGTTCTCAAAGTCGACGGACGTTGGCTGTTCTCGCGCCGCTGGGTCGCCGCAGACCCGCTTCCGGAAGATCCTGAGTTGAACCTGCTTAGTACGGACCCAGAGTTGACACCCCTGTTTCAGCGATTGCTGGATGTGTTCCAGAGGCTGGGAGATCCCGCATAG
- a CDS encoding PQQ-binding-like beta-propeller repeat protein has protein sequence MAAIKIRSLFSAFTCVATLISTAMVASAEEPYWNQFRGPHADGTSKATGLPVKWSEKENIVWKTPIHGRAWSSPVVWKDQVWVTTATKDGKELGVVCVDMNSGKILHDKKIFDVEKPQYIDPSNSHASSTPVIEEGRIYVHYGAYGTACLDTKTGDVLWSRRDYPCNHWRGAGSSPIIYKNLLILQFDGYDYQYVVALDKKTGKEVWKKDRDIDYKTKNGDFKKAFATPRVIEHEGRVQLISPAAKATVSYNPLTGDEYWKFYYPQHSAANRPLYDGEKIYIGTGFGKAHLYAVSPSGKGDVTESHVKWIEQKGIPSKPSQLLIDGMLFMVDDKGIASCLDAKTGKLIWKERMARSAFSASPIYADGKIYMADKTGLTRVIKPSKKYEELAANKLDDGCISSLAVAGKSIILRTPTHLYRIENKKP, from the coding sequence ATGGCTGCGATAAAAATACGATCTCTGTTCTCCGCTTTCACCTGCGTTGCCACCTTGATTTCAACAGCCATGGTTGCCTCTGCCGAAGAACCATACTGGAATCAGTTTCGCGGGCCTCACGCAGATGGAACTTCGAAGGCGACTGGACTGCCTGTGAAGTGGAGTGAGAAAGAAAATATCGTCTGGAAAACACCCATTCATGGTCGCGCCTGGTCATCACCGGTCGTTTGGAAAGATCAAGTCTGGGTAACAACAGCGACAAAAGATGGTAAAGAATTGGGCGTTGTCTGCGTTGATATGAACAGTGGCAAGATTCTCCACGACAAAAAAATCTTTGATGTCGAGAAGCCACAATACATTGACCCCAGCAATTCACATGCTTCAAGCACACCAGTGATTGAAGAGGGTCGGATCTATGTGCATTACGGTGCTTATGGAACCGCGTGTCTGGATACCAAAACAGGGGATGTTCTCTGGTCACGTCGGGATTATCCCTGCAATCACTGGCGGGGTGCGGGATCATCGCCGATCATTTACAAGAATCTGCTTATCTTGCAATTTGATGGTTATGACTATCAGTATGTCGTTGCACTCGACAAGAAAACGGGGAAGGAAGTCTGGAAAAAAGATCGCGACATCGATTACAAAACCAAGAACGGCGACTTCAAAAAAGCGTTCGCGACGCCTCGGGTTATTGAGCATGAAGGGCGCGTGCAGTTAATCAGTCCGGCGGCAAAAGCAACGGTCTCCTACAACCCACTCACGGGAGACGAGTATTGGAAGTTTTATTACCCACAACATTCGGCTGCGAATCGTCCGCTGTATGACGGCGAAAAGATTTACATTGGTACCGGGTTTGGTAAAGCGCATTTATACGCCGTCAGTCCGAGTGGTAAAGGTGATGTGACCGAATCGCATGTGAAATGGATCGAGCAAAAAGGAATCCCTTCAAAACCTTCCCAGCTCTTAATCGACGGGATGCTGTTTATGGTGGATGATAAAGGGATCGCTTCTTGTCTGGATGCGAAGACCGGAAAACTGATCTGGAAAGAACGGATGGCACGGAGTGCCTTTTCAGCTTCACCCATTTATGCCGATGGTAAAATTTATATGGCCGACAAGACAGGCTTAACGCGCGTCATCAAACCTTCGAAGAAATATGAAGAACTGGCGGCGAACAAATTGGATGATGGCTGCATCTCTTCACTGGCAGTGGCCGGGAAGTCGATTATTCTGCGAACACCGACTCACTTGTATCGGATTGAAAATAAAAAACCGTAG
- a CDS encoding FxsA family protein encodes MLLRLFLLFTIIPLAELWLLLWFSSLTSPTVTFGLVVVTGILGAWLARKQGSQAWKKIQQNMVQGQPPTGVLLDGLMILIAGAFLITPGIMTDLVGFSLLIPAFRELLKVRVGEWVKHRAMMQVQAQSSFQSGSGGFQDFTQPGPSVKEEDIIDVEFVRKESSESD; translated from the coding sequence GTGCTGTTACGGCTGTTTCTTTTATTCACGATCATTCCTTTGGCAGAACTCTGGCTGCTATTGTGGTTCAGTTCGCTGACCAGTCCTACCGTTACGTTTGGATTGGTAGTCGTGACGGGAATTCTGGGTGCCTGGCTGGCGCGGAAGCAGGGTTCGCAGGCGTGGAAGAAAATCCAACAGAATATGGTACAAGGACAACCTCCAACGGGAGTGCTACTGGATGGGTTGATGATTTTGATTGCTGGCGCGTTTTTAATCACTCCCGGGATTATGACTGATCTGGTGGGATTCAGTCTTTTGATTCCCGCATTTCGAGAATTACTGAAAGTCAGAGTGGGTGAATGGGTGAAACACCGGGCGATGATGCAGGTTCAGGCTCAATCCAGTTTTCAGTCTGGTAGCGGAGGATTTCAGGACTTTACACAGCCGGGGCCTTCCGTAAAAGAAGAGGATATAATTGACGTCGAATTCGTTCGTAAAGAATCTTCAGAATCAGATTGA
- a CDS encoding phytoene desaturase family protein, translating into MPKDFLKDAKDEYDVIVIGSGLAGMTSANILARQGYSVLLLEHHYQLGGMATWFKRQNGHIFDISLHGFPYGMLKSCRKYWTQEIADSIVPLRGVRFENPQFSLETTFTREDFTRLLIEKFGIESETVKNFFDTARKMNFFDDQGKTTRELFEEFFPGRDDVVRLLMEPISYANGSTLEDPAITYGIVFSNFMQKGVYTFRGGTDRLVKLIKAEMEHNGVDVRIRTQVEKIEVTPDRRVTGVVVNGRRIGCKAIMSNSNIKGTILNLVGEEHFDQEFVEEAKAVRLNNSSTQVYIALKPGDELDFCGDLLFHSEHNGFDIKAMLSKDVSSRTFSFYYPETRPGSDRSLIVSSTNANFRDWADLPEEQYETDKAHLIETTLDCLEQYVPNIRDRVDHLEASTPRTFQRYTQHLQGASFGTKFEGLKISKELPEQIEGLYHAGSVGIIMSGWLGAVNYGVIVSNDVDKFLTPAAARI; encoded by the coding sequence ATGCCCAAAGATTTTTTGAAAGACGCAAAAGACGAATATGATGTCATTGTCATCGGCAGTGGTTTGGCGGGGATGACGTCTGCCAACATTCTGGCTCGACAAGGATATTCCGTACTACTTTTGGAGCATCATTACCAACTCGGTGGGATGGCGACCTGGTTCAAACGCCAGAACGGTCATATTTTTGATATCTCCCTGCACGGCTTCCCCTATGGAATGCTCAAGAGTTGCCGTAAATATTGGACACAGGAAATCGCTGATTCGATCGTTCCCTTGAGAGGGGTTCGGTTTGAAAACCCGCAGTTTTCTTTGGAGACCACTTTTACTCGCGAAGACTTTACGCGATTGCTGATCGAAAAATTCGGCATCGAATCGGAAACAGTCAAAAACTTTTTCGATACGGCCCGTAAGATGAACTTCTTTGATGACCAGGGCAAAACCACTCGCGAACTATTCGAGGAATTCTTCCCCGGTCGAGACGACGTTGTGCGTCTGCTGATGGAACCCATTTCCTACGCCAACGGATCGACACTGGAAGACCCCGCCATTACCTATGGAATTGTGTTTTCCAATTTCATGCAGAAAGGTGTTTACACCTTTCGTGGTGGGACTGACCGACTTGTCAAACTGATTAAAGCCGAGATGGAACACAACGGTGTCGACGTGCGAATTCGGACTCAGGTCGAGAAAATCGAAGTTACGCCCGATCGCAGAGTGACCGGTGTTGTCGTTAACGGACGGCGTATTGGTTGTAAAGCCATCATGTCGAACTCCAATATCAAAGGTACGATTCTGAATCTCGTCGGCGAAGAACACTTCGATCAGGAATTCGTTGAGGAAGCCAAAGCCGTTCGGCTCAACAACAGCAGCACTCAGGTTTACATCGCTTTGAAGCCGGGAGATGAACTTGATTTCTGTGGTGATCTTCTCTTCCATTCAGAACACAATGGTTTTGATATTAAAGCCATGCTCAGTAAAGATGTCAGCAGCCGGACATTCTCGTTCTATTATCCGGAGACACGGCCAGGAAGCGATCGTTCTCTTATCGTCTCTTCTACGAATGCTAACTTCCGAGACTGGGCCGACCTGCCTGAAGAGCAATACGAAACCGATAAAGCGCATCTGATTGAAACCACTCTTGATTGTCTCGAACAATACGTGCCCAACATTCGGGATCGGGTGGACCATCTCGAAGCATCCACCCCGCGTACCTTCCAACGCTATACACAGCATCTTCAGGGTGCTTCCTTCGGTACAAAATTCGAAGGGCTGAAAATCAGCAAAGAACTGCCCGAGCAGATTGAAGGCTTGTATCACGCCGGCTCCGTCGGCATTATCATGTCGGGGTGGTTGGGAGCAGTCAATTACGGCGTGATCGTCAGCAATGATGTTGATAAATTTTTGACGCCTGCGGCCGCTCGTATCTGA
- a CDS encoding 3-hydroxyacyl-ACP dehydratase FabZ family protein, with amino-acid sequence MNLDDIKACIPHREPFLWLDEIVSLEENGIHARKLVSPDSDFFQGHYPDNPILPGVFLCEAAMQASAVFIAKLGVETGDKVPVATRLNNTKFRRMVKPGETLDIHVNLKERLGAAYFFTGKIMVGDETAARLEFAVTATDK; translated from the coding sequence GTGAATCTGGATGATATCAAAGCCTGCATTCCTCACCGCGAACCTTTTTTATGGCTGGATGAAATCGTCTCGCTGGAAGAAAACGGAATTCATGCCCGGAAATTAGTTTCTCCCGATTCTGATTTCTTTCAAGGTCATTATCCTGACAACCCGATTCTGCCAGGTGTTTTTCTTTGTGAAGCGGCTATGCAGGCATCTGCTGTGTTTATCGCAAAATTGGGTGTTGAAACCGGCGATAAAGTTCCCGTGGCAACCCGCTTGAATAACACCAAGTTTCGACGCATGGTGAAGCCAGGGGAAACGTTGGACATCCATGTGAACTTAAAGGAACGTTTAGGGGCAGCCTACTTTTTTACAGGTAAGATTATGGTCGGCGATGAGACCGCCGCCCGACTGGAGTTCGCTGTCACCGCGACCGATAAATAA
- a CDS encoding beta strand repeat-containing protein, which produces MLIINWLNAFSSRLHFRPRYNYRARRAMRRRMQKKAYLNPPAVIEQLEVRQMLTSTLFLDFGAGFTGGELHTTVEDYLEIDGTGTGNGTGPNLDGLGTGSNYLGLTDDLVFKSLNYDFDGNATVNTADLTALANAVVPLIERALEPFDIDVVIASATNFTDVQTTLGLNDLDASGEFDAYVFVTEIWSTVFGNGTPGNLGSVGDTLGLYGIAAASDLFTNTLGVYSQGNQYDEAAHTFIDTIFDDTTGTSGTAAFNANLSQRIAYTATHEAFHTFSAIHTTDSLDAGDVIELGSATREDPFMVTRFDLNRQGGTSVTTKNNYELIASDSDIGLRDTDSDGTPDLAYVTGTGGHDQITLTDAGSGIVSVTVNAYSDAARTMLVGTDSYTIDLSSDTEGEILIDAGIGDDEIIIDASIEASFRVRGNIGDDTLVVDISNGLASTLGDINFDAEGDGGSIVLDQGSYVGTIDVTHTLNTNSSGSITINGQVIGYTNTESIIDNLTSSTLRFDFMGSDETVTLSDYGTSTDGLSTIDSTMGASVRFLDTSFLIVTTNLGSGADVITVQGLDSLLDENIGLAGDANDDVNLQATNLSLTGSYGFSAFGRTITVDSQISNSGSANILLSATRNLILNNNSSLITVDGVIFLDGNFSGTTTGTFIGIEANNATIQSTGTGDISLLATGGNQTGIYLHSGTTVSSTASGAFAGTITIEGTAGTASIEQHGILLISASVSSVDGNISLTGQGGGDGTGNNNVGLYLDTSSITSTGTGVNAATITANGTGGNGVSINRGIRTYDLNVTSVDGDITLIGQGAGTVAGSSNEGIVLGGATTSVTSTGAGADAANIIITGNAGSGATYNQGLYVAPNLAITSNAGDISVTTQGNILLDTSSDLQSTSGAIQVTTTYLNSDNTGNLTVNGGTISSAGLVSANTSSNILLNSGSSVTTVDGGITLQANSAGTTAGTFIGIEANNATIQTTGVGNVSLTAIGENKTGIYLYGNTAVSSTASGASAGTISLNGTAGTASIEQHGILLISASVLSVDGNISLTGQGGGDGTGNNNVGLYLDTSSITSTGTGVNAATITANGTGGNGVSINRGIRTYDLNVTSVDGDITLIGQGAGTVAGSSNEGIVLGGATTSVTSTGAGADAANIIITGNAGSGATYNQGLYVAPNLAITSNAGDISVTSNGDAFFGSSSEIGSSSGNVEIFVNYLSASNLGILTMNAGVLFDAGSGNIDLDVDDDVLLAGLTTTGTVTIDSANGSILDNDDTDLDIVAGTGTLTAAGSIGLAGNLLDTSMGSYTAVSGISDVNINNI; this is translated from the coding sequence GTGCTCATTATCAACTGGCTTAATGCTTTCTCTTCCCGTCTTCATTTTCGTCCACGCTACAACTACCGGGCTCGGCGAGCCATGCGGCGGCGTATGCAAAAAAAGGCTTACCTTAATCCGCCCGCTGTTATCGAACAGCTCGAAGTACGTCAGATGCTGACAAGTACACTCTTCCTTGATTTTGGAGCGGGTTTTACAGGCGGAGAACTGCATACTACAGTTGAAGATTATTTAGAGATTGACGGTACGGGAACAGGTAATGGGACAGGACCGAATTTAGACGGACTAGGAACTGGGTCCAACTATCTAGGCTTGACAGATGATTTAGTTTTCAAGTCACTTAACTATGATTTTGACGGAAATGCCACGGTTAACACAGCAGACTTAACGGCATTAGCAAATGCCGTGGTCCCTCTCATCGAACGCGCACTAGAACCGTTTGATATCGATGTCGTAATTGCTTCAGCAACTAACTTCACTGATGTCCAAACGACATTAGGACTCAATGATCTTGATGCTTCTGGTGAATTCGACGCCTATGTTTTCGTGACGGAAATCTGGTCAACCGTATTTGGAAATGGAACTCCTGGCAACCTTGGCTCAGTGGGAGATACGCTAGGTCTTTATGGCATCGCGGCGGCCAGTGATTTGTTTACCAACACTTTAGGTGTTTACTCTCAGGGCAATCAGTATGATGAAGCGGCCCACACCTTTATTGATACCATTTTTGATGACACCACTGGTACATCAGGTACAGCAGCTTTCAATGCAAACCTCTCTCAGAGAATTGCTTATACGGCAACCCACGAAGCCTTTCATACCTTCAGTGCCATTCACACCACTGACTCTTTGGATGCCGGTGATGTAATCGAATTGGGGTCTGCCACAAGAGAAGACCCCTTTATGGTCACGCGATTTGACCTTAATCGACAGGGAGGAACTTCAGTTACTACAAAAAATAATTATGAGTTAATCGCGAGCGATTCTGACATCGGCCTCCGCGATACTGACAGCGACGGCACTCCCGATCTGGCTTACGTCACAGGGACTGGGGGGCACGACCAGATCACGCTTACCGATGCTGGTAGCGGTATCGTGTCTGTGACAGTTAATGCTTACAGCGATGCAGCCAGAACCATGCTGGTTGGCACTGATAGTTATACCATCGATCTGTCATCAGATACCGAAGGAGAAATCTTAATCGACGCGGGCATCGGTGATGACGAAATCATTATTGATGCTTCCATTGAAGCCTCATTTCGCGTGCGAGGGAATATCGGCGACGATACCCTGGTGGTTGACATCAGTAACGGTCTGGCTTCCACTCTGGGAGATATTAATTTTGATGCAGAAGGAGATGGCGGCTCCATCGTCCTGGATCAAGGCAGCTATGTTGGCACAATCGATGTCACACATACTCTGAATACGAACTCTTCAGGGAGTATAACAATCAATGGTCAGGTTATCGGTTACACGAATACGGAATCCATCATAGATAATCTAACGTCAAGTACCCTTAGATTTGATTTTATGGGCTCCGATGAGACAGTGACTCTATCTGATTATGGAACGAGCACCGATGGACTTTCTACCATCGATTCGACCATGGGCGCGTCCGTAAGATTTTTAGATACATCTTTTCTCATCGTTACCACTAATTTAGGAAGTGGCGCAGACGTGATCACAGTTCAAGGACTCGACAGCCTGTTAGACGAAAATATCGGTTTGGCCGGAGATGCAAATGATGATGTAAATTTACAAGCGACAAATCTGAGTCTAACCGGAAGCTATGGTTTTTCCGCCTTCGGACGCACAATTACTGTTGACAGCCAGATATCAAACAGTGGTTCCGCAAATATTTTGCTTTCAGCAACACGTAATCTCATCCTGAATAATAATAGTAGCTTGATCACTGTCGATGGAGTTATTTTCCTTGATGGTAATTTCTCTGGAACTACAACGGGAACCTTTATCGGGATCGAAGCTAATAATGCCACGATTCAGTCCACCGGCACAGGCGATATCAGCTTACTTGCCACTGGCGGGAATCAAACAGGCATCTATCTCCATTCCGGTACTACGGTCAGCTCAACTGCCAGTGGTGCTTTCGCAGGGACGATTACAATTGAAGGAACCGCAGGAACTGCAAGTATCGAACAGCACGGAATCCTGCTGATTAGTGCGTCTGTCTCGAGTGTCGATGGGAACATATCGCTCACCGGACAGGGTGGCGGAGACGGAACAGGCAATAATAACGTCGGCCTGTATCTAGATACCTCGAGTATTACCTCGACGGGAACGGGTGTGAATGCCGCCACCATCACAGCAAATGGAACAGGTGGAAACGGCGTTTCCATCAATCGCGGCATTCGCACCTATGATCTGAACGTAACGAGTGTGGATGGTGATATCACCTTAATTGGCCAGGGAGCGGGTACCGTAGCCGGAAGCAGCAACGAGGGGATTGTCCTCGGTGGCGCAACGACGAGTGTCACTTCTACCGGCGCTGGTGCTGATGCGGCCAACATCATTATCACAGGGAATGCCGGATCCGGAGCCACTTATAATCAAGGTCTGTATGTTGCCCCCAATCTCGCGATAACAAGTAACGCAGGTGATATTTCCGTCACAACGCAAGGGAACATTCTGCTCGATACCAGCAGTGATCTCCAATCTACGTCGGGTGCCATTCAAGTAACAACTACTTACCTGAATTCAGATAATACCGGAAACTTGACGGTCAACGGGGGGACTATTTCCTCTGCTGGTTTGGTTTCCGCGAATACCAGTTCGAATATCCTGTTGAACTCCGGCAGTAGTGTCACAACGGTTGACGGGGGAATTACCTTGCAAGCCAATAGTGCTGGTACCACAGCAGGAACCTTCATCGGAATTGAAGCCAATAATGCTACGATTCAGACAACGGGGGTAGGAAATGTTTCCTTAACCGCCATTGGTGAAAACAAAACAGGCATCTATCTCTATGGTAACACCGCCGTCAGCTCGACTGCCAGTGGTGCTTCGGCAGGGACGATTTCCTTGAACGGGACGGCAGGAACTGCAAGTATCGAACAGCACGGAATCCTGCTGATTAGTGCGTCTGTCTTGAGTGTCGATGGGAACATATCGCTCACCGGACAGGGTGGCGGAGACGGAACAGGCAATAATAACGTCGGCCTGTATCTAGATACCTCGAGTATTACCTCGACGGGAACGGGTGTGAATGCCGCCACCATCACAGCAAATGGAACAGGTGGAAACGGCGTTTCCATCAATCGCGGCATTCGCACCTATGATCTGAACGTAACGAGTGTGGATGGTGATATCACCTTAATTGGCCAGGGAGCGGGTACCGTAGCCGGAAGCAGCAACGAGGGGATTGTCCTCGGTGGCGCAACGACGAGTGTCACTTCTACCGGCGCTGGTGCTGATGCGGCCAACATCATTATCACAGGGAATGCCGGATCCGGAGCCACTTATAATCAAGGTCTGTATGTTGCCCCCAATCTCGCGATAACAAGTAATGCAGGTGATATTTCCGTCACCTCTAACGGTGATGCCTTCTTTGGTAGCAGTAGTGAGATTGGATCATCTTCAGGTAATGTCGAGATCTTTGTTAATTACCTGAGCGCGAGCAACCTGGGTATCCTGACGATGAACGCTGGCGTACTCTTCGACGCAGGTAGTGGAAATATTGATCTTGATGTCGATGACGACGTCTTGTTAGCTGGTCTCACTACGACAGGCACGGTCACCATTGATTCAGCAAACGGTTCGATCCTGGATAATGATGACACAGACCTCGATATTGTTGCTGGAACAGGAACTCTCACTGCCGCCGGTTCGATCGGTCTTGCCGGCAATCTTTTGGATACCTCGATGGGATCTTACACCGCTGTATCCGGAATCAGCGATGTAAATATCAACAATATTTAA
- a CDS encoding S8 family serine peptidase, with protein MTDKPTFSIPDGAQETTGRHIVTFRDESESEGMSLLSTKCGVSKMLPNAADYSKSALDIDEIENAGGAMFPMLGVAVVTLEDDALDNAMSVAGSDGAIMDVEPERIYYALSEDDDLNESYLRYLNGYRDGVNAFYDHAVGFADEDVEKIEVAIAFEDDMQSTWGLKATQVLASRYTGKGIKVAVLDTGMDVDPVHPDFRGRSITQKSFISGETVQDNNGHGTHCIGTACGRKDLNGRRYGVAGDAEIFVGKVLSNAGSGRSAGIFAGMEWAINNGCQVISMSLGNRVPTPSTAYEAIGRRALLNGSLIIAAAGNHRMIGNSDGSFPGTVGQPANSSSIMAVAAVNNRLGLASFSCKSGASSGSSVDIAAPGVNIYSSVPDPFPSNIQPSDFGRSWPPRYHAISGTSMATPHVSGIAALYSEAYQACGAQLWQLLVSQASPLNLPTADVGSGLVQAPV; from the coding sequence ATGACTGACAAACCAACTTTTTCGATTCCAGATGGTGCTCAAGAAACTACTGGCCGACATATTGTAACGTTTCGTGACGAGTCTGAATCTGAAGGGATGTCTCTATTGAGCACTAAGTGCGGTGTCTCAAAAATGCTACCAAACGCAGCGGACTATTCCAAATCTGCACTTGATATAGACGAAATTGAAAATGCTGGAGGGGCAATGTTTCCGATGCTTGGAGTTGCGGTTGTAACACTTGAGGACGATGCGCTTGACAATGCAATGAGCGTAGCGGGTAGTGATGGAGCGATTATGGATGTAGAACCAGAACGAATATATTATGCACTTTCAGAAGACGATGATCTCAATGAATCATATTTACGTTACTTAAATGGGTACCGGGACGGGGTTAACGCGTTCTACGATCATGCGGTTGGCTTTGCAGATGAAGATGTAGAGAAAATTGAAGTGGCCATTGCTTTCGAAGACGATATGCAATCAACATGGGGGCTGAAAGCGACTCAGGTTCTAGCTTCTCGGTACACTGGTAAAGGTATCAAAGTGGCTGTCTTAGATACCGGGATGGATGTGGATCCGGTGCATCCTGATTTTCGAGGACGGAGTATCACCCAGAAGTCCTTTATTTCTGGTGAAACTGTCCAGGATAACAATGGGCATGGTACACACTGTATCGGAACAGCATGCGGACGTAAGGATTTAAATGGGCGGCGATACGGAGTTGCTGGAGATGCAGAAATCTTTGTCGGCAAAGTCCTTAGTAATGCGGGGAGTGGTCGTTCTGCTGGTATCTTTGCTGGAATGGAGTGGGCTATTAACAATGGGTGTCAGGTGATTTCGATGTCATTGGGAAATCGTGTGCCAACACCTTCAACTGCTTATGAAGCAATTGGTCGGCGAGCCCTGCTAAACGGGAGCCTGATCATTGCCGCTGCTGGCAACCACAGGATGATAGGAAACAGTGATGGATCTTTCCCTGGTACAGTGGGACAACCGGCAAACAGCAGTTCGATTATGGCTGTGGCGGCAGTCAATAATCGACTAGGACTTGCCTCTTTTTCATGTAAATCGGGAGCATCTTCTGGTTCAAGTGTTGATATAGCGGCACCAGGAGTTAATATTTATTCATCCGTTCCTGATCCGTTTCCATCGAATATTCAGCCATCTGATTTCGGCAGATCTTGGCCACCTAGGTACCATGCTATTTCTGGTACTAGCATGGCTACGCCTCACGTCTCAGGCATTGCTGCACTCTATTCTGAAGCATATCAAGCCTGTGGTGCACAGCTATGGCAACTTTTGGTTTCACAAGCTAGCCCTCTGAACCTGCCAACGGCTGACGTTGGATCAGGCTTAGTTCAGGCACCAGTATAA